The following proteins are encoded in a genomic region of Brassica napus cultivar Da-Ae unplaced genomic scaffold, Da-Ae ScsIHWf_3070;HRSCAF=3881, whole genome shotgun sequence:
- the LOC106397877 gene encoding glutathione S-transferase U19-like, translating to MYDAQRKVWWTKGEEQETGKKEFIELLKTLESELRDKTYFGGDDFGYVDIGLIGFYSWFHACEKYGNLNIESECPKLIAWAKTCMQRESVAKSLPDSEKVIKFVTEIRKKFMIE from the coding sequence ATGTATGATGCCCAGAGGAAGGTGTGGTGGACCAAGGGTGAGGAACAAGAGACTGGCAAGAAAGAGTTTATTGAGTTGCTCAAGACACTTGAATCTGAGCTTAGAGACAAAACTTACTTTGGTGGTGATGACTTTGGCTACGTAGACATTGGATTGATTGGGTTCTACTCGTGGTTCCATGCATGCGAGAAGTATGGTAACTTGAACATCGAGTCAGAGTGTCCGAAACTGATCGCTTGGGCTAAAACGTGTATGCAGAGGGAGAGCGTGGCTAAGTCCTTGCCTGATTCTGAGAAGGTTATTAAGTTCGTCACTGAGATCAGGAAGAAGTTTATGATTGAGTAG
- the LOC106397868 gene encoding 14-3-3-like protein GF14 omega: MVSAREEFVYMAKLAEQAERYEEMVEFMEKVSASVDGDELTVEERNLLSVAYKNVIGARRASWRIISSIEQKEESRGNDDHVAAIRDYRGKIETELTGICEGILKLLDSRLVPAAASGDSKVFYLKMKGDYHRYLAEFKTGQERKDAAENTLSAYKSAQDIANAELAPTHPIRLGLALNFSVFYYEILNSPDRACSLAKQAFDDAIAELDTLGEESYKDSTLIMQLLRDNLTLWTSDMQDDAADEEIKEESAPKPAEEQQ; encoded by the exons ATGGTTTCCGCGCGTGAGGAGTTCGTGTACATGGCCAAGCTCGCCGAGCAAGCCGAGCGCTACGAGGAGATGGTGGAGTTCATGGAGAAAGTGTCCGCCTCCGTCGACGGCGACGAGCTCACCGTCGAGGAGCGTAACCTCCTCTCCGTCGCCTACAAGAACGTGATCGGCGCGCGGCGCGCCTCGTGGCGCATCATATCGTCGATCGAGCAGAAGGAGGAGAGCCGCGGCAACGACGACCACGTGGCGGCGATCCGCGATTACAGGGGGAAGATCGAGACGGAGCTCACGGGGATCTGCGAGGGGATACTGAAGCTGCTGGACTCGAGGCTGGTCCCCGCCGCAGCGTCGGGGGACTCGAAGGTGTTTTATCTGAAGATGAAGGGGGATTACCATAGGTACTTGGCTGAGTTTAAGACCGGTCAAGAGAGGAAAGACGCCGCTGAGAATACTCTCTCCGCTTACAAATCTGCTCAG GATATTGCGAATGCAGAGCTCGCTCCAACTCACCCAATCCGTCTAGGTCTGGCATTGAACTTCTCTGTGTTCTACTACGAGATCTTAAACTCTCCTGATCGTGCCTGCAGCCTCGCTAAACAG GCCTTTGATGACGCGATTGCGGAGTTGGACACTCTAGGTGAAGAGTCGTACAAAGACAGCACCTTGATCATGCAGCTTCTCCGTGACAACCTCACTCTCTGGACATCCGACATGCAG GATGATGCTGCGGATGAGGAGATCAAGGAAGAGTCAGCTCCAAAGCCAGCTGAGGAACAGCAGTAA
- the LOC106397861 gene encoding VQ motif-containing protein 9, whose translation MDKSCNSSRDSSAVSATATSSTGNNNTGGNRDHHYLRQLNKLSHKISKPTVASSSSSVSAAVNQETSHQPLPPPPQQPPINHGNLHQHQPPVYNISKSDFRDVVQKLTGSPAHERISAPPPIHHPRPQQSSRLHRIRPPPLAHVINRPPGLLNDAHRNWSGGFVPRPTAPLSPLPPLPPVHAAAESPVSSYMRYLQNSMLSGPSPLAPLVSPRWYQQQQQENAPPPEINSRPPHPQSAPAQQSFGCLSSPKSPYGLLSPSLLLSPSSSQLRFPGSPTTVPLPSPKFKGH comes from the coding sequence ATGGATAAGAGCTGCAACTCCTCCCGCGACTCTTCCGCCGTATCAGCCACCGCAACGAGTAGTACTGGTAACAACAATACAGGAGGGAACAGAGATCATCATTACCTGAGACAACTCAATAAGCTTTCTCATAAGATATCAAAACCAACAgtagcctcctcctcctcgtccGTCTCCGCCGCCGTGAATCAAGAAACTAGTCACCAACcgcttcctcctcctccgcagCAACCGCCAATTAACCACGGGAACCTCCACCAGCACCAGCCTCCTGTTTACAACATCAGCAAGAGCGATTTCAGAGACGTTGTTCAGAAACTCACCGGCTCGCCTGCGCACGAACGGATCTCTGCTCCTCCGCCGATTCACCACCCTAGGCCTCAGCAGAGTTCGCGTCTACACAGGATCCGTCCTCCTCCTTTAGCTCACGTTATCAACCGCCCTCCTGGCTTGCTAAACGACGCTCATCGTAACTGGAGCGGGGGGTTTGTCCCGAGACCGACAGCGCCGCTTTCTCCTCTCCCTCCGCTTCCTCCGGTTCACGCGGCGGCGGAATCTCCGGTCTCCTCCTACATGCGGTACCTTCAGAACTCGATGTTGTCTGGACCATCGCCGTTAGCTCCTTTGGTCTCGCCTCGATGGTATCAACAACAGCAACAGGAAAACGCTCCGCCGCCGGAAATCAACAGCCGCCCTCCCCATCCTCAGTCGGCTCCGGCGCAGCAGTCGTTTGGATGTTTAAGCTCGCCGAAATCACCTTACGGATTACTCTCGCCGAGCTTACTGTTATCGCCATCGTCAAGTCAGTTAAGGTTTCCTGGATCTCCGACGACGGTGCCGCTTCCTAGCCCTAAATTTAAAGGTCACTGA